TTGCGGAAAGGACCTTATCCACACAAAAGAAGTTTCCTTCGAATCTGCTCAAACCTCCGGTCTCTTGTCCAGACCAGCGGCTTTCAGGATCTCAGGCACCTTATGCTCCCACTCGATGGCCATGAGGTGTACACCGGCTACGCCTTTTATTTCTCTGACTTTCCGGATTGTCTCGACCGCGATCTTGATCCCTTCATCGGCCTGTTTCTCTTTGGGCACTCCGGAAAGTCGCTTTATCAAGTCTTCAGGGACGTCCATACCCGCGACTTTGTTGGCCATATATCGGGCCATTCCGACGCCCTTCAGAGGAGTAATTCCCGCAAGAATGCTGACCTTTTCGGTGAGGCCCATGTCCACAGCCTGCCTCATGAATTCGGCAAATCGATCCAGGTTGTAAATGCACTGGGTCTGAATAAAATCCACTCCCGCCTCGACCTTCTTGGCGAGCCGCACCACGCGCCAGCCGACAGGGTCGGCGAAAGGGTTTTCTGCCGCGCCGATGAACATCTTGGGCGGAACTTGAATTGGTTCACCGCCTATAATCTGTCCTTTGTCGCGCATGGAGCGCACGGTATGGACGAGCTGTATGGAATCGAGGTCAAAAACTCCCACAGCCTCCTTTTGGTTGCCAAAGCAGTGATGGTCACCGGTCAGACACAGGACGTTGCGTATGCCAAGCGCGTAAGCGCCGAAAAGGTCGCTCTGAAGCGCGATTCGGTTACGGTCCCGGGTAACCATCTGGAGCACAGGCTCGTGGCCCAAACCCTTGAGTATTGTGGAGGCTGCCAGAGAAGACATTCTGACAATTGCGGTCTGATTGTCCGTGACGTTGACAGCGTCAACGCGGCCCAGAAGGAATTTCCCCTTCTCTTCCAGAACAGCAGCGTCCGCGCCTTTGGGAGGGCCGCATTCGGCTGTGACGGCAAAATGCCCGGACTTGAGTACTTTTTCTAGACGGCTTTCGGTCTTCACGGTTTTTGATCCTCCCTGATTACTCGACGCGGCCCGCCGGAATGGGATGTCGACCAATCGACCGGCGGAACAAATTCGTTGAGTCTGTCCAGTTCTCCAAGGGTATCCAGGCGCTTGATTATCATGTCCCAGCCGCATGGGATGTCGGGACGAACCTCGCAACGGCCATCTTTGGAACCGCCGCATGGGCCGTTCATCAACTTCTTTGAACATCGAGTGACAGGACAGACGGCCCCGAAGTGTCCCAGCTTGCACTTGCCGCAGCCCAGGCAATTCTCCTGCCATACGCCGCGCATTTCCGTTTCACCGATGAACAGCGTGTCCAGCGCGGGAATGATCGGCTTGTCCTGATAGACTCTCGCAAGGGCCTGAACGCCGGCTCCGCAACCCAGCGAAAGCATCACTTCGTGGTCCGGGACCAGGTTGGCTATGCGGTCGATGAAATCATCCACGCACTGCCGGTCCAAGCAAGTGTCGGTTATGACCGGGTTCAAATTGTCCTTGGCGTAGGAAAGTCTCAGGGCCGCAGCGAGAAGCATGGTCTCCCGTTGCCCGCCTGCTGCACATTCGGCCACGCATGAATCGCACCCGACCACCAAAATGGACGAGTACCGGTCGATCATCTTCCTGATTTCAGGTATCTCTTTTAGCTCCGCAACAATCACAGGTGTCCTCCTTGGTAGGCTGAGCCAGGCGGATTCTTGCACTTTCCTTCAAGGCGCGCCGGGCCTTGCCAGCCGGAACCACTTAATTTTTCACGGGTCGTTCAGCCGGATTTGGTTTTCGCGACGGGGGGTATTTGGTCGAAGGATTCCAGTCTAATAGAGAAGTCCTTCAAGATCTTGTCCAAAGCCGCCTGGTCCATTGGCGGCAAGTGAACAAACTCAATCCTCCCGGACTCGATGCCCAGCCGATCGAGCCAAGAGCGCGCATAATCTGCCCGTTTATGGGATCGCATGGATCCCTCTAAGTACTGGCAGGCCTTCTCGGCACACGCGAGCACCAGCACTCCTTGGGCGCCTCCTGCCATTGTTTTCAACAGGTGATGCGCCTCGATCTTGCCGGAGCATGGTATCGCGACAAGGCTGACGCCCGGACGAGACCGGGCAAAGTTTTTCTGTGCGCCGTCCTTGAATAGCTTCAGGTTACGGCAGTGATACACTACTATTTTAATGGGCTTTGTCTCCATTGTCTACCCAGTGGAACCTCTTCATGAAAAATGCCACAATTTTTAAGTATGCCACTCATAGCTACTCGATTTCAAGCTTTTTGTGAAGAAGAGAGCGAACTTTCAGTAACGTGGACAAAAGGAGAAGCCCTACTGAAAAACAACCTTCACGCATTTTCTCCAAGTTCCCCCTAACTCCCATTTCTAGAAGGGGGAATGCAAAGCACCCTCAGACATCTCTTTTTTTCAGGGGGGCGTCGGGCAAGAGTTTTTCGGAACAATTATAGTGGTTCTCGAAAGTAATCACGGATTGGCTTATGGGTGCCACTGCTGGCTTGCCCAGCAGTGCGGTTCCATTCGGAAAAAACTTTGGAAATCACTATATAGTAGCCACTTCTGTCAACCGCCTTCTGTATTGGGTGCCACGGACCTGGGCCTTCCAGGTCCGTGGCACCCAATACAGAGCTATCGCCACGATAACTCGGAAGATTCCCAGCCTTCCTGTACCATCGGCTCGCTTTTCAATTTGGTGTTCAATGCGGGAGACAACCTTGGTGTTTTCCAAAAACGCCGGCACGGACCTGGCGGAGCCCAGGTCCGTGGCACCCGGGAGTCAATTCGAGATAACTTTCGAGAACTGGTATAATAGACAGGGAGGAAGCCTGTCCCACCGAACGTCCGGGCTTCCTGCTTTAGGGGCAGAAAATGCTTCGCTGCGCTCGCAATGACGGTCTTCTTGCGCCAGTAACTGAAGGCTTAAGCGGTGATCTCCACAAATTCATCAGCCGAGCTTTTTCAATTCTTCGGCCAGTATCTGGTTGACCACAGCCGGGTTGGCCTTGCCCTTGGTGGCTTTCATTACCTGCCCGACAAAGAACCCAACCATCGCGGTCTTTCCTTTGAGGTACTTGGCGACCTCACCGGGATTATCGTCCAGTACTTGCCGGACCAAGGAGCTGAGCTGCGCGGTGTCCGAAACCTGGACGAGCCCCTTTTCTTCTATGATTGCCGTCGCGTCTCGACCGGTTTTGTACATTTCCTCGAAAACGGTTTTGGCTATCTTGCCTGAAATGGTTCCGTCCTCGACCAGTCTAAGCAATTCGGCAAGTTGTTTGGGGGTCGTTGGACAGCAGGTGATCCCTGCTTCTTCGCCCTTCAGCTCTCTCATTAACTCGGTCATGATCCAATTGCTGACGATTTTCGGCTGCGGAAACAATGCCACCGTCTGTTCAAAGTAGGTGGCCAGATCCCGAGACGCGGTCAGGACCGCTGCGTCGTAAACCGGGATGCCGAAATCCTTAACGAAGCGGTCCTTTTTCTGCATCGGGAGTTCCGGCAGTTCGTTCCGGACCTTTTCTACCAATTGTGGGCTCACACGCAGGGGCAACAGGTCCGGATCGGGGAAGTATCGGTAGTCGTGGGCCTGCTCTTTGCTGCGCATGGACGCGGTCGAACCTGTGGCTGGGTCGAACAGCCGCGTCTCCTGAGTTATTTTTCCTCCGTCGGTCAGGACCTGCGTCTGCCGGTCGATCTCATATTGCAGCGCTCGCTGGACATTCCGAAATGAGTTCATGTTCTTCAGTTCGGTTTTCACTCCCAACGGGGTTTCCCCGCGAGGTCTTATGGACACGTTGGCGTCACAGCGGAAGCTGCCTTCCTCCATATTGCCGTCGCATATCTCCAGGTAGACCAGAATGGATCTGAGGGCTCTCAAATAGGCGGCGGCTTCTTCCGGGCTCCGAATTTCCGGTTCCGAGACTATCTCGATCAGCGGCACTCCTGTTCTGTTGAGATCGACGTATGATAAGGGCTTGCGCTCGTCGTGAATGAGCTTGCCCGCGTCCTCTTCCATGTGAATTCGGGTCAGACCGATGCGCCGGAGACTGCCGTCCGTCTCAATTTCGACCCAGCCGTGTTCTGCCACAGGCAGTTCGTACTGGGATATTTGATAATTCTTGGGGAGGTCCGGATAATAGTAGTTCTTGCGAGCGAACCTGCTGATTTCATTGATCTCACAGTTGCACGCCAGGGCCATGCGGACGGTAAACTCAAGGGCCTTACGGTTCAACACGGGAAGGACGCCCGGCATTCCCAAGCAGATAGGGCAGGTATTCATGTTGGGTTCAGCCCCGAAACGAGTGCTGCAAGAACAAAATGCCTTTGATTTTGTCAGCAGCTGGGCGTGAATTTCCAGTCCTATGACAGCCTCGTATTCCATTGGATTCATCCTATAGTGGGGGTCTTTTCAGGTGAAAATCGGTCTCTTTCTGGTACGCCGCTCCCAGTTGCACAAGCCGCGCTTCCTCGAAGTGAGGGGCGATTAGCTGCAAGCCGACAGGGAGACCGTCTTCGGAAAACTTCCCGGGTATTGCCATGCCCGGGAGGCCGGCCATGTTCACTGGTATGGTAAAAACGTCTGTCAGGTACATCTGGATGGGATCGTCGATCTTTTCTCCGATCTTGAAAGCAGGTGACGGCGCGGTCGGGCAGAGGATAGCGTCACATTCCTCGAATGCCCGTTTGAAGTCTTTTGTGATCAGTGTCCTGACTTTGGCCGCCTTGAGATAATAAGCGTCGTAATACCCGGAGGATAGAGCATAAGTTCCTAACATTATTCTGCGTTTGACTTCAGGGCCGAACCCTTCCGCTCTTGTTTGGCAATACATGTCGATCATTCCGCTGAAGTTCTCAGCCCGGTGGCCGTACTTCACCCCGTCGTATCGGGCCAAATTGGAAGAAGCCTCGCTCGGAGCGATGATGTAGTAAGCTGCAATGCCGTAGTCGAGATAGGGTAGGGAAAGCTCCACGAATTTCACGCCAAGCCCCTCGAACACTGATCGGGCTTCGGCGATTGCTCGCTCTACGTCCGGGCTTTCCAGCTTCCCGAAGAACTCCCGAGGCAGCCCCAACGTCATGCCCTTAACCGGCAGATCAAGGAAGTCAGTGAAATCAGGGTACTCCCTCGGCACCGAGGTGGAATCGCTCGGGTCGTGACCGCAGAGGAGATTCAGGAGTAAAGCCATGTCGGGAACGTCTCTGGTGATGGGTCCAATCTGGTCGAGACTGGAAGCATAGGCTACCAGTCCGTAACGAGATACCGCACCGTAGGTCGGTTTTATCCCGGTGACACCGCAGAAGGCCGCGGGCAAGCGAATGGAGCCGCCGGTATCCGATCCGAGCGAAACAATGGCTTCCCCGGCAGCAACAGCCGCAGCAGACCCGCCGCTTGACCCGCCCGGAATCAGTTCGAGGTCCCATGGATTGCGAGTCGTACCCCAATGCGAGGTTTCCGTAGAGGACCCCATGGCAAACTCGTCCATGTTTGCGCTTCCCAGGATGACCATCCCGGCCTCACGCAAAAGCCGCACCACCGTGGCGTCGTAGGGAGGAATGAAATTGGCCAGAACACCTGACGCGCAGGTTGTCCTGTGACCCTTGACGCACATATTATCCTTTACGGCAATGGGAATTCCGGTGAGAGGTCCCGCGGGTCCCGAGGCCAAACGGAAGTCGGCCTCCTTGGCCATTTCCAGCGCCAGGTCCGGGTTCACGGTGACGTAGGAGCGAACCTTGTCTTCAACCGCTTTTATGCGACCTAACACGGATTGGGTGATCTCCACCGAACTCGTTTGTTTTTTCCGGAGAATCTCTGCAAGCTCCCACGCGGTCTTTTCGTACAGCTCAGACAATTGCTAATTCCTTCTTGGTAAGGTAGGGCCCGGTCGGGGCTATTCGATTACTTTCGGCACCCTGAAAGAGGTTCCTGTTCTAGCCGGGGCGTTGGCTAGCGCCTCTTCAACCGGCAAGGACGGTTTGACCTCATCCTCGCGTAACGGCGTGTACAGCTCGACCGGACCGGCCATGGGTTCCACGTTGTCGGTGTCGACCTCAGCGAGCATGTCCATGTATTTTAGAATGTCGTCCAGTTGGCCCATGTATTTCTTTTTC
The genomic region above belongs to Desulfomonile tiedjei and contains:
- a CDS encoding methylenetetrahydrofolate reductase C-terminal domain-containing protein; its protein translation is MIVAELKEIPEIRKMIDRYSSILVVGCDSCVAECAAGGQRETMLLAAALRLSYAKDNLNPVITDTCLDRQCVDDFIDRIANLVPDHEVMLSLGCGAGVQALARVYQDKPIIPALDTLFIGETEMRGVWQENCLGCGKCKLGHFGAVCPVTRCSKKLMNGPCGGSKDGRCEVRPDIPCGWDMIIKRLDTLGELDRLNEFVPPVDWSTSHSGGPRRVIREDQKP
- the gatC gene encoding Asp-tRNA(Asn)/Glu-tRNA(Gln) amidotransferase subunit GatC; translated protein: MKITPEQVDYVALLGRLTLEPEEKKKYMGQLDDILKYMDMLAEVDTDNVEPMAGPVELYTPLREDEVKPSLPVEEALANAPARTGTSFRVPKVIE
- the gatA gene encoding Asp-tRNA(Asn)/Glu-tRNA(Gln) amidotransferase subunit GatA; this translates as MSELYEKTAWELAEILRKKQTSSVEITQSVLGRIKAVEDKVRSYVTVNPDLALEMAKEADFRLASGPAGPLTGIPIAVKDNMCVKGHRTTCASGVLANFIPPYDATVVRLLREAGMVILGSANMDEFAMGSSTETSHWGTTRNPWDLELIPGGSSGGSAAAVAAGEAIVSLGSDTGGSIRLPAAFCGVTGIKPTYGAVSRYGLVAYASSLDQIGPITRDVPDMALLLNLLCGHDPSDSTSVPREYPDFTDFLDLPVKGMTLGLPREFFGKLESPDVERAIAEARSVFEGLGVKFVELSLPYLDYGIAAYYIIAPSEASSNLARYDGVKYGHRAENFSGMIDMYCQTRAEGFGPEVKRRIMLGTYALSSGYYDAYYLKAAKVRTLITKDFKRAFEECDAILCPTAPSPAFKIGEKIDDPIQMYLTDVFTIPVNMAGLPGMAIPGKFSEDGLPVGLQLIAPHFEEARLVQLGAAYQKETDFHLKRPPL
- a CDS encoding hydrogenase iron-sulfur subunit gives rise to the protein METKPIKIVVYHCRNLKLFKDGAQKNFARSRPGVSLVAIPCSGKIEAHHLLKTMAGGAQGVLVLACAEKACQYLEGSMRSHKRADYARSWLDRLGIESGRIEFVHLPPMDQAALDKILKDFSIRLESFDQIPPVAKTKSG
- a CDS encoding methylenetetrahydrofolate reductase, with amino-acid sequence MKTESRLEKVLKSGHFAVTAECGPPKGADAAVLEEKGKFLLGRVDAVNVTDNQTAIVRMSSLAASTILKGLGHEPVLQMVTRDRNRIALQSDLFGAYALGIRNVLCLTGDHHCFGNQKEAVGVFDLDSIQLVHTVRSMRDKGQIIGGEPIQVPPKMFIGAAENPFADPVGWRVVRLAKKVEAGVDFIQTQCIYNLDRFAEFMRQAVDMGLTEKVSILAGITPLKGVGMARYMANKVAGMDVPEDLIKRLSGVPKEKQADEGIKIAVETIRKVREIKGVAGVHLMAIEWEHKVPEILKAAGLDKRPEV
- the gatB gene encoding Asp-tRNA(Asn)/Glu-tRNA(Gln) amidotransferase subunit GatB, with the translated sequence MEYEAVIGLEIHAQLLTKSKAFCSCSTRFGAEPNMNTCPICLGMPGVLPVLNRKALEFTVRMALACNCEINEISRFARKNYYYPDLPKNYQISQYELPVAEHGWVEIETDGSLRRIGLTRIHMEEDAGKLIHDERKPLSYVDLNRTGVPLIEIVSEPEIRSPEEAAAYLRALRSILVYLEICDGNMEEGSFRCDANVSIRPRGETPLGVKTELKNMNSFRNVQRALQYEIDRQTQVLTDGGKITQETRLFDPATGSTASMRSKEQAHDYRYFPDPDLLPLRVSPQLVEKVRNELPELPMQKKDRFVKDFGIPVYDAAVLTASRDLATYFEQTVALFPQPKIVSNWIMTELMRELKGEEAGITCCPTTPKQLAELLRLVEDGTISGKIAKTVFEEMYKTGRDATAIIEEKGLVQVSDTAQLSSLVRQVLDDNPGEVAKYLKGKTAMVGFFVGQVMKATKGKANPAVVNQILAEELKKLG